A genomic segment from Bacteroidales bacterium encodes:
- a CDS encoding S1/P1 nuclease, translating into MKILFYLTIFPYISFGWGEKGHHIIVQIAKKHINKNIQDSVNKYLDDITWENASTWMDNIRRIPEYAFLKNWHYINIEQNMPYDSIKTGADNIYVQLQLTINRLKNKNILTKKQITYNLKILFHLIGDFHQPLHVGYGIDRGGNDVKIDFLGKHSNLHAIWDADIIEQTNISFELVNTLTNKKKYALSLKKSDINLMHWMIQTRKLLNFVYHFTNPINYSYINKSKSIIQHQLALAGIRLAIILNTIFS; encoded by the coding sequence TTGAAAATTCTTTTTTATTTAACCATCTTTCCCTACATTTCATTTGGATGGGGCGAAAAAGGACATCACATTATTGTTCAAATAGCTAAAAAACATATCAATAAGAACATTCAAGATTCAGTTAATAAATATTTAGATGATATAACTTGGGAAAATGCTTCAACTTGGATGGACAATATTAGAAGAATACCAGAATATGCCTTTCTAAAAAACTGGCATTACATAAATATCGAACAAAATATGCCGTATGATAGCATAAAAACAGGTGCAGATAATATATATGTTCAATTACAGCTTACAATAAACCGCCTAAAAAATAAAAACATACTAACAAAAAAACAAATTACTTACAACCTAAAAATATTGTTTCATTTAATAGGTGATTTTCACCAGCCTTTACATGTTGGATATGGAATTGATAGAGGTGGAAACGATGTTAAAATTGACTTTTTAGGAAAGCATTCGAACTTACATGCAATTTGGGATGCTGATATAATTGAACAAACCAATATAAGTTTTGAATTAGTTAACACATTAACTAATAAAAAAAAGTATGCTCTATCTCTAAAAAAAAGTGATATTAATTTAATGCATTGGATGATACAAACCCGCAAACTTTTAAATTTTGTTTACCATTTTACTAATCCTATAAATTACTCATACATAAACAAAAGCAAATCAATCATTCAACATCAACTTGCATTAGCAGGTATTCGATTAGCAATAATATTAAATACGATTTTTAGTTAA
- a CDS encoding DUF4837 family protein, protein MKIISIILLISALFYACGNKKDLLPNAGGKAGEVIVVIEKNVWNSSVGEALKSKLMDDYPALPQDESTFSLYPVPLANFSDIFQLNRNIIKISFNPNSDSALIRIGRDRWAKPQLIIELVAKDIPTMSKLINLNADKIKEIILNEERLRLKQVYTKFREKSLIAPIQKKYGIDLIIPTGYRLNLDTNNFMWISSETPYMSQGLFIYDFPYTDTAIFNTTKLLALRDSILKKYIPGPLAGTYMTTEHNYTPTEKRFYLNNNFYYEIRGLWKIENDFMGGPFINLSTVIKNKKLVIIEGYVYAPKDDKKTYIWQMEAILYSISQI, encoded by the coding sequence ATGAAAATAATATCTATAATTTTGTTAATCAGTGCATTATTTTATGCATGTGGAAATAAAAAAGACCTGTTACCCAATGCAGGTGGCAAAGCAGGCGAAGTAATTGTTGTTATAGAAAAAAATGTTTGGAATAGTAGTGTAGGCGAAGCACTAAAGTCAAAACTTATGGACGATTACCCTGCTCTACCACAAGACGAAAGTACTTTTTCTTTATATCCTGTTCCATTAGCAAATTTTAGCGATATTTTTCAGTTAAACAGAAACATTATTAAAATTAGTTTTAACCCTAACTCCGATAGTGCTTTAATACGCATTGGACGAGATCGTTGGGCAAAACCACAACTTATTATAGAATTAGTAGCTAAAGATATACCTACTATGTCTAAACTCATAAACTTAAATGCTGATAAGATAAAAGAAATCATATTAAATGAAGAACGATTACGTTTAAAACAAGTTTATACTAAATTCAGAGAAAAAAGCCTTATAGCACCCATTCAAAAAAAATATGGTATCGATTTGATAATTCCAACAGGTTATAGACTCAATCTTGATACTAACAATTTTATGTGGATATCGTCAGAAACTCCCTATATGAGTCAGGGTTTATTTATATACGATTTTCCTTATACCGATACTGCAATTTTTAACACAACTAAACTATTAGCATTACGCGATTCTATTTTAAAAAAATACATACCTGGACCACTCGCTGGAACTTATATGACAACCGAACATAATTATACACCAACAGAAAAACGCTTTTACTTAAATAACAATTTCTATTACGAAATTAGAGGTCTTTGGAAAATTGAAAACGACTTTATGGGAGGACCATTTATAAACTTATCAACCGTTATAAAAAATAAAAAACTTGTAATTATTGAAGGCTATGTATATGCTCCCAAAGATGATAAAAAAACATATATATGGCAAATGGAAGCAATATTATATTCTATTAGTCAAATATAG
- a CDS encoding aminoacyl-histidine dipeptidase: MGKLSHLEPKIIWENFEKICSIPHPSKKEQRIIAFMKQFGEDLGLKTIVDEVGNVIIKKPATPGYENRKGIILQGHLDMVPQKNNDKQHDFEKDPIEPVIHGDKVKANGTTLGADNGIGVAAAMAVLQSKDLQHGPIEALFTIDEETGMTGAFGLKPGLLDGEILLNLDSEDEGEIYVGCAGGMDANITYTYKKEDVPLNSVAFKLSLTGLKGGHSGMEIILGRGNANKLMNRFLKYANKKLHARIAHIDGGSLRNAIPRESFVTITVPQELEQDLMSAVKEFESIYRNEYANTEPDLKFVAEKTTKPEKVIDKFTQINLIHGIYACPNGVVRMSDAIPGLVETSNNLASVKMNNDTIQVSCLLRSSVDSAKKDLSEAIESAFLPTGAKVEFTGGYPGWKPNMNSAILKEAREVYNKKFGKIPEIKAIHAGLECGLLAGVYPHLDMISFGPTIRYPHSPDEEVHIPTVQKFWDFLVELLKNAPTK, from the coding sequence ATGGGAAAATTAAGTCATTTAGAACCTAAAATTATTTGGGAAAATTTTGAAAAAATATGTTCAATTCCTCATCCATCAAAAAAAGAACAAAGAATAATTGCTTTCATGAAGCAATTTGGTGAAGATTTAGGCTTAAAAACAATTGTAGATGAAGTTGGCAATGTAATTATTAAAAAACCAGCTACTCCTGGTTACGAAAATCGCAAAGGCATTATTTTACAAGGTCACCTCGATATGGTTCCTCAAAAAAATAATGATAAACAGCACGATTTCGAAAAAGACCCCATCGAACCAGTTATTCATGGAGATAAAGTAAAGGCAAATGGTACTACCCTGGGTGCTGATAACGGCATTGGCGTTGCCGCTGCTATGGCTGTATTGCAATCGAAAGATTTGCAACATGGTCCAATTGAAGCACTATTTACCATTGATGAAGAAACAGGAATGACCGGTGCATTTGGCTTAAAACCAGGTTTATTAGATGGCGAAATACTATTAAACCTCGATTCCGAAGATGAAGGCGAAATATATGTGGGTTGTGCAGGTGGAATGGATGCCAACATTACATATACATATAAAAAAGAAGATGTTCCTCTTAATTCAGTAGCTTTTAAATTATCTTTAACCGGCTTAAAGGGCGGACATTCTGGAATGGAAATTATTTTAGGAAGAGGTAACGCCAATAAATTAATGAACCGTTTTTTAAAATATGCTAATAAAAAATTGCACGCACGCATAGCTCATATTGATGGAGGAAGTTTAAGAAATGCTATCCCTCGTGAATCATTTGTTACTATTACAGTTCCTCAAGAGCTCGAACAAGATTTAATGAGTGCTGTTAAAGAATTTGAATCCATTTATCGCAATGAATATGCTAATACTGAGCCCGATTTGAAGTTTGTAGCTGAAAAGACTACAAAACCAGAAAAAGTCATAGATAAATTTACCCAAATAAATTTAATTCACGGTATTTATGCGTGCCCCAATGGTGTTGTTCGCATGAGCGATGCTATTCCTGGACTGGTTGAAACATCAAATAACTTAGCTAGCGTAAAAATGAACAATGACACCATTCAAGTTTCATGTCTACTAAGAAGCTCTGTCGATAGTGCCAAAAAAGACCTATCAGAAGCCATCGAAAGTGCATTTTTACCAACAGGGGCAAAAGTTGAATTCACGGGTGGCTATCCCGGATGGAAACCAAACATGAATTCTGCTATACTAAAAGAAGCTCGCGAAGTTTATAATAAAAAATTTGGCAAAATACCCGAAATTAAAGCTATCCATGCTGGTCTTGAATGCGGATTATTAGCAGGCGTTTATCCACATCTCGATATGATATCGTTTGGACCTACCATTCGTTACCCTCATTCACCCGATGAAGAAGTACATATACCTACGGTTCAAAAATTTTGGGACTTTTTAGTCGAATTACTTAAAAATGCCCCAACAAAATAA
- a CDS encoding hydroxyacid dehydrogenase, whose protein sequence is MKILFVDSTHKILKQKFEQAGWQCDYFPDINYEKTISIIHQYDGIIIRSKIKVDKTLLSCAKKLKFIGRVGAGMESIDTETAKKLGIACFNSPEGNRDAVGEHAIGMLLSLLNKLYLANTQVKQGIWQREENRGIEIKGKTIGIIGYGNMGSSFANKLKGFEVNIIAYDKYKYNFENEWVKEVTLEQLQNQSDIISLHVPLTDETYYMINKPFIDACAKPFYLINTARGPVVKTIDLIHALDEGKVLGAALDVIEYEEHSFEKLKQFPEDFYRLASFENVILTPHIAGWTYESKIKLAEILADKILMHFNQ, encoded by the coding sequence ATGAAAATACTCTTTGTCGATTCGACACACAAAATTTTAAAACAAAAATTTGAACAAGCCGGATGGCAATGCGATTATTTTCCCGATATAAACTATGAAAAAACCATATCTATTATTCATCAATACGACGGAATTATTATTCGAAGTAAAATAAAAGTAGATAAAACCTTATTGTCGTGTGCAAAAAAATTAAAATTTATTGGACGTGTCGGTGCTGGTATGGAAAGTATAGATACCGAAACAGCTAAAAAATTAGGTATTGCTTGCTTTAATTCGCCCGAAGGGAATCGTGATGCCGTTGGTGAACATGCCATAGGTATGCTTTTAAGTTTGTTAAATAAGCTATACCTTGCTAATACACAAGTAAAACAAGGTATCTGGCAACGTGAAGAAAACAGAGGCATCGAAATTAAAGGCAAAACTATTGGAATCATAGGCTATGGCAATATGGGGAGTTCGTTTGCTAATAAACTAAAAGGGTTTGAAGTTAACATTATTGCTTACGATAAATATAAATATAATTTCGAAAATGAATGGGTTAAAGAAGTTACTTTAGAACAATTACAAAACCAAAGTGATATTATAAGTTTACATGTTCCATTAACAGATGAAACCTATTATATGATAAATAAACCATTCATTGATGCTTGTGCAAAACCCTTTTATTTAATTAATACAGCACGAGGTCCTGTCGTTAAAACAATTGATTTGATTCATGCACTCGATGAAGGAAAAGTTTTGGGCGCTGCTTTAGATGTTATTGAATATGAAGAACACTCGTTTGAAAAGCTCAAACAATTTCCAGAAGATTTTTATCGCTTAGCAAGTTTTGAAAATGTAATATTAACTCCTCATATAGCTGGTTGGACATACGAATCAAAAATAAAATTAGCTGAAATACTTGCCGATAAAATTTTAATGCACTTTAATCAATAA
- a CDS encoding ferredoxin: MVLAFEDIKENSIIEIAKKMMLAARTAPKARGTDNVCIFLLTGEEITKLAAHMKFIAQRDQIAFFERDAINLEQSSAIIILGTPYKSLGLKNCGWCGFNTCNEKEKHANHPCVYNVHDLGIAIGSAVSIAADNRIDNRVMFSIGKAALELNYFPTDIKMAFGIPLSASGKNPFFDRKPI, translated from the coding sequence ATGGTATTAGCATTTGAAGATATTAAAGAAAATTCCATAATAGAAATTGCAAAAAAAATGATGCTAGCAGCAAGAACTGCACCTAAAGCAAGAGGTACAGATAATGTTTGTATTTTTTTGCTAACAGGCGAAGAAATTACAAAGCTTGCTGCGCATATGAAATTTATAGCCCAACGCGATCAAATAGCATTTTTTGAACGCGATGCAATAAATTTAGAACAATCATCGGCAATAATTATTTTAGGAACTCCATATAAATCGCTTGGTTTAAAAAACTGTGGATGGTGTGGTTTTAACACCTGTAATGAAAAAGAAAAACATGCCAATCATCCATGTGTATATAATGTACACGATTTAGGTATTGCTATTGGTTCAGCTGTATCAATTGCTGCCGATAATCGTATCGATAATCGGGTAATGTTTTCAATTGGAAAAGCTGCATTAGAATTAAATTATTTTCCTACAGATATAAAAATGGCTTTTGGCATACCACTTTCTGCTTCTGGTAAAAATCCATTTTTCGATCGAAAACCTATTTAA
- a CDS encoding PKD domain-containing protein has translation MQRKLFIFIYLLLVSILNSYAQDCNITSKANDMLPDKLCAPVTVTWEVTYRGVNNGGTPVEIVFNWDDGNPVQIVAATNTNVALKEWKATVVHVYPQGGPSCNYRPEATLRVNGVICTSSVQQQNVTVWDTDNYNGGHLEINPQIFPICVGNDGTVSFQDVSLWNCVPPVENDNPNDPTRWTQWIYGTNYTINGVLVNGVAQTYPYYGAIVPAIGPVYGPQPPNNTSLPVYAPNTALVGQFFEVTLRNWNYCNPYDDPNIPGPPADPINGDYPPITTTAIILIVPYPDATIQPAGPFCVNDGSVNLNAATPGGIWSGSGITNATAGTFNPSTAGPGTHTITYSVTDANGCTGTDNVQITVYARPNINMQPGTNLTVCPGDTLFLNANPTPGSGAIIGHLWSGQTTYLSATNIPNPYFVTNNAGTYNLTYRVTDENGCWRQQNVTIHVASVTANISPDPAHACAGMPMPLNGNPGGGTGNYIIHQWTGADTLLSNNNIVNPIFIAQQPGTYTLHYFVQDNLGCNGSDNITIQVSDVPHANAGINDSICGKNYNLQAIPSIGTGTWSIINGPGSAVFSDISLPSSQVSVTQFGTYTFQWQEVYGFGCTSKDTVIINFIQTPIANAGIDDSLCGKTTQLNATPSLGTGTWTLISGAGNITFADIHNPNTTITADNYGSYTFQWLENAGASCTDSDTVIINFDVVPIASFIPNNPDGCSPFNIQFQNTSQFGVNYEWYFSDNTTSNIENPSHTFYNTTNNDVSYSVQLIATSQYGCKDTVMSSLIVHPLPVSQFSHNASPQCSPVNVQFNNTSIGTVSYLWDFGDGQQSNAFNPNHTFINNTNLIQYFAVKLISTNLFGCTDTAIQYVTVYPDPNYNIIAQPTESCSPALIDFQTEPGAQEYLWSFGDGTNIQGNNIIQHQYVNTTQNAQIFQVQLIATNYFGCSDTVMTSITISPKPIANATSQAIDMCSPALYNFNNLSQGNVQSHWYWGDGSDEINNASSIQHTYTNSTNSIKQFVVSLVAINAFGCKDSFTLPINVYPSVLSQFNSPTNGCSPLNINFINNTTSNCTYLWNFGDGNTSTSQNPSHTYINQTSSQQNYTVSLIVTSTYGCKDTAQTTITVYPSPIAQLTIDHASGCAPYQAQFTNSSSGATSFLYQFGDNTSSTNTNSIIHHTYDNITNNPVTYQCNLIVQNNYACKDSTQLSITVYPRVVAQFTNDSTGCSPVNIHFNNHSLNAISYLWNFGDGSTSNMFEPNHTFINNTSNDITYPIQLTATSAYGCSQTYSKNIIVYAVPIASFTLDSSIFHFPNTTVLIDNTTQGMWQYIWTFGDGTTSTFIEPQQHTFPNWGDYTIHLIAYSNHCSDTVIQHIQIIPPAPIAHYEPSYASGCLPLTVNFTNQSLYATSYVWDFGDGNSSNEINPIYTYSTSGSYVVTLIATGPGGQDTYNAGSIDVFPNATAYFTVSPSVVFIPEQAVQCFNLSQNAQTYYWNFGDNTFSTDESPKHYYSNEGEYNITLIANNAYQCPDTFTIYRAVVAKSAGKIEFPSAFTPNPNGPNGGKYNPNDLNNDVFHPVFVGVEQYQLSIFNRWGELIFESTDPNIGWDGYYRNELCKQDVYVWKVKGKFINGQSFFKAGDVTLLR, from the coding sequence ATGCAGCGAAAGCTTTTTATATTCATTTATTTATTATTAGTTTCTATTTTAAATTCTTATGCACAAGATTGCAACATAACCTCTAAAGCAAACGATATGCTTCCAGATAAATTATGTGCCCCTGTTACAGTAACTTGGGAAGTTACCTATAGAGGCGTTAATAATGGTGGAACACCTGTTGAAATAGTATTTAATTGGGACGATGGTAATCCTGTTCAAATTGTTGCAGCTACCAATACCAATGTTGCATTAAAAGAATGGAAAGCAACTGTTGTTCATGTATATCCACAAGGTGGTCCAAGTTGCAATTATCGTCCAGAAGCAACTTTAAGAGTAAATGGAGTTATATGTACCAGTAGTGTTCAACAACAAAATGTTACCGTTTGGGATACCGATAATTATAATGGCGGACATTTAGAAATAAATCCTCAAATTTTTCCTATATGTGTTGGCAACGATGGTACCGTTAGCTTTCAAGATGTGAGTTTATGGAATTGTGTTCCTCCAGTCGAAAACGATAATCCCAACGACCCAACTCGTTGGACTCAATGGATATACGGAACAAACTACACTATTAATGGGGTTTTGGTTAATGGTGTTGCTCAAACATATCCCTATTATGGAGCTATTGTACCTGCAATAGGACCTGTATACGGTCCACAACCACCTAACAATACTAGTTTACCTGTATATGCCCCCAACACAGCATTAGTAGGACAATTTTTCGAAGTTACATTACGCAACTGGAATTATTGTAATCCATACGATGACCCAAATATTCCAGGACCACCAGCCGATCCTATAAATGGCGATTATCCACCTATTACAACAACGGCTATTATTTTAATCGTACCTTATCCAGATGCTACTATACAACCCGCTGGACCATTTTGCGTTAACGATGGATCTGTTAATTTGAATGCTGCTACTCCAGGCGGAATCTGGTCTGGTTCAGGTATTACTAATGCTACTGCTGGTACCTTTAACCCTTCGACTGCTGGACCTGGAACTCATACCATTACCTACTCTGTTACCGATGCAAATGGCTGTACAGGAACCGATAATGTTCAAATAACTGTATATGCAAGACCTAATATAAATATGCAGCCTGGAACTAATTTAACGGTCTGTCCAGGAGATACATTATTTTTAAATGCCAATCCAACTCCTGGAAGTGGTGCAATTATAGGTCATTTATGGAGTGGTCAAACTACTTATTTAAGTGCAACTAATATTCCCAATCCTTACTTTGTAACAAATAATGCAGGTACCTATAATCTAACCTATAGAGTAACCGATGAAAACGGTTGTTGGCGTCAACAAAATGTTACCATACATGTAGCATCGGTTACAGCTAACATTTCTCCAGACCCAGCCCATGCATGCGCAGGCATGCCTATGCCGCTCAACGGTAATCCTGGTGGTGGTACCGGCAATTATATTATTCATCAATGGACTGGAGCCGATACTCTTTTGTCTAATAACAATATCGTAAATCCCATTTTTATTGCTCAACAACCTGGAACTTATACCCTACATTATTTTGTGCAAGATAATTTAGGTTGTAATGGCTCTGATAATATTACCATACAAGTTTCGGATGTCCCTCATGCAAATGCTGGTATTAATGATAGTATTTGTGGTAAAAATTATAATTTACAAGCAATTCCAAGTATAGGAACTGGCACTTGGTCAATCATAAATGGACCAGGAAGTGCTGTTTTTTCGGATATCTCATTACCTTCAAGTCAGGTAAGTGTTACACAATTTGGTACTTATACTTTTCAATGGCAAGAAGTTTATGGTTTTGGTTGCACGTCAAAAGATACAGTTATTATCAACTTTATTCAAACACCCATAGCCAATGCAGGTATAGACGATAGTTTGTGTGGTAAAACGACTCAGTTAAATGCAACGCCTAGTTTAGGAACTGGAACATGGACCTTAATTAGTGGTGCTGGAAATATTACATTTGCCGATATTCATAATCCTAATACAACTATTACGGCAGACAATTACGGAAGCTATACATTTCAATGGTTAGAAAATGCAGGTGCTAGTTGTACGGACAGCGATACGGTAATCATTAATTTCGATGTAGTACCAATAGCTTCATTTATACCCAATAATCCTGATGGTTGTAGTCCTTTCAACATTCAATTTCAAAACACATCACAATTTGGAGTCAACTATGAATGGTATTTTTCTGATAATACCACTTCCAATATCGAAAACCCATCACATACTTTTTATAATACAACCAATAACGATGTTAGTTACTCAGTGCAACTTATTGCAACATCTCAATATGGATGTAAAGATACCGTTATGAGCTCATTAATAGTACACCCCCTACCCGTTTCTCAATTTTCTCACAATGCTAGTCCTCAATGTAGCCCTGTTAATGTTCAGTTTAATAATACTTCAATAGGAACTGTGAGCTACTTATGGGATTTTGGCGATGGTCAACAATCGAATGCTTTTAACCCTAATCACACATTTATAAACAACACCAACTTAATTCAATATTTTGCAGTAAAACTTATTTCTACTAACCTATTTGGTTGTACCGATACTGCTATTCAATATGTTACAGTATACCCTGACCCCAACTACAATATTATAGCTCAACCCACCGAAAGTTGCTCGCCTGCTTTAATTGATTTTCAGACTGAACCCGGTGCTCAAGAATACTTATGGAGCTTTGGCGATGGAACCAACATTCAAGGCAATAATATTATTCAACATCAATACGTAAATACTACTCAAAATGCTCAAATTTTTCAGGTTCAACTTATAGCAACTAACTATTTCGGATGTAGCGATACTGTTATGACATCAATAACCATTTCACCTAAACCTATTGCTAACGCTACATCACAAGCCATCGACATGTGTAGTCCTGCCTTATATAATTTTAATAATTTATCGCAAGGGAACGTACAATCTCACTGGTATTGGGGCGATGGAAGTGATGAAATCAATAATGCGTCATCTATTCAACATACATATACAAATTCTACCAATTCAATAAAACAGTTTGTAGTTTCGCTTGTTGCAATCAATGCTTTTGGCTGTAAAGATAGTTTTACATTGCCTATCAATGTTTATCCTAGTGTTTTATCACAATTTAATTCACCAACCAATGGTTGTAGCCCTTTAAACATCAATTTTATCAACAACACTACTTCGAATTGTACTTACTTATGGAATTTTGGTGATGGCAATACTTCAACATCTCAAAATCCTTCTCATACATACATCAATCAAACTTCTTCGCAACAAAATTATACCGTTAGTCTAATTGTTACATCCACTTATGGATGTAAAGATACTGCACAAACAACTATTACAGTATATCCATCACCTATTGCTCAGTTGACCATTGACCATGCTTCGGGTTGCGCTCCTTATCAAGCTCAATTTACAAACAGTTCTTCGGGGGCAACTTCATTCTTATATCAATTTGGCGACAATACAAGTTCGACCAATACCAATAGTATTATTCATCATACTTACGACAATATTACTAACAACCCGGTTACATATCAGTGTAATTTAATTGTACAAAATAACTATGCATGCAAAGACAGTACTCAATTATCCATCACAGTATATCCTAGAGTAGTAGCTCAATTTACTAACGATAGTACAGGTTGTAGTCCTGTAAACATTCATTTTAATAATCATTCACTCAACGCTATATCGTATTTATGGAATTTTGGTGATGGTAGTACTTCTAATATGTTTGAACCCAACCATACTTTTATAAATAATACTTCAAACGATATTACCTATCCTATTCAACTGACAGCAACTTCTGCTTATGGATGTTCTCAAACCTATTCTAAAAATATTATTGTTTATGCAGTCCCCATAGCTTCGTTTACATTAGACTCTAGTATTTTTCATTTCCCAAATACAACAGTATTAATAGATAATACAACTCAAGGTATGTGGCAATATATATGGACTTTTGGCGATGGAACGACATCTACATTTATAGAACCCCAACAACATACGTTTCCGAATTGGGGCGATTATACAATACATTTAATAGCCTATTCGAACCATTGTAGTGACACTGTAATTCAACATATTCAAATTATTCCACCTGCCCCTATTGCACATTATGAACCTAGCTATGCTTCAGGGTGTTTACCACTTACTGTCAATTTTACCAATCAAAGCTTATATGCAACCAGTTATGTATGGGATTTTGGCGATGGTAACAGTTCAAACGAAATAAACCCTATATACACTTATTCGACAAGTGGCAGCTATGTGGTAACACTTATTGCCACTGGACCAGGTGGACAAGACACCTATAATGCCGGAAGCATTGATGTATTTCCGAATGCTACTGCTTATTTCACCGTAAGTCCTTCGGTTGTTTTTATTCCAGAGCAAGCAGTTCAATGCTTTAATCTTTCACAAAATGCTCAAACTTATTACTGGAATTTTGGAGATAATACCTTTTCTACTGACGAAAGCCCCAAACATTACTATTCAAACGAAGGAGAATATAATATTACTCTTATTGCTAATAATGCTTATCAATGTCCCGACACTTTTACTATATACAGAGCAGTTGTAGCCAAATCGGCAGGTAAAATAGAATTTCCAAGTGCATTTACTCCTAATCCAAACGGTCCTAATGGCGGTAAATATAATCCTAACGATTTAAATAATGATGTTTTTCATCCGGTGTTTGTTGGAGTAGAACAATATCAACTAAGTATTTTTAACCGTTGGGGAGAATTAATTTTTGAAAGTACCGACCCAAATATTGGTTGGGATGGTTATTATAGAAACGAACTTTGTAAACAAGATGTTTATGTTTGGAAAGTTAAAGGAAAATTTATTAATGGACAATCGTTTTTTAAAGCAGGAGATGTAACTTTATTAAGATAA